Genomic segment of Arachnia propionica:
GAACGCGACTTAACCGCCGAGTTCGTGGCCCACCTGGACCGGCTGGTGCCGATGACCGGGCAACGTCGGCTCAAGGTTGTGGTGGACGCCGGGAACGGGATGGCCGGGCTCACCGTCCCCAAGGTCCTGGTCAACCGCGAGGTGGACCTGATCGGCCTTTACATGGAACCGGACGGCACCTTCCCCAACCATCCCGCGAACCCCTTGGAACCGGAGAACCTGGTGGACGCCCGCTCCGCGGTGCGCGAACACTCCGCGGACCTCGGATTGGTTTTCGACGGCGACGCGGACCGGTGCTTCCTGATCGATGAACGGGGCGAAGTGGTCGATCCCTCGGTCGTGACCGCAATGATCGCGGTGGCGGAGCTCTCCAAGGAAACCGGGGGAACGGTCGTGGTCAATGCGATCACATCCCAGGCGGTGGCCGACGCGGTGGCGGGTCTCGGGAACGTGGAGGTCTCACGTGTGGGACACACCTTCGTCAAGGCGCTCATGGCCGAGAAGAACGCCGTTTTCGGCGGCGAACACTCCGCCCACTACTATTTTCGCGATTTCTGGGGGGCCGACACGGGGGTGCTCGCCGCCCTCCACGTCCTGGAACAGCTGCGGTCCTCGGCCGAACCGTTGTCGGCGCTCGCCGCCCGCTTCGACGGCTACGAACGTTCCGGAGAGATCAACTCCACCATCACCGACCACCAGGCCGCGATGGAGCGCGTCGCCAAGGCGTTCGAGGGACGGGGCGGCGTCGAGTACTGGGACGGGCTGACGATCCGTGACGAACGGGCCGGCTGGTGGATCAACCTGAGACCCTCCAACACCGAGCCGCTGCTCCGGCTCAACGTCGAGGCCCGGGACGCCGAAACCATGACCCGGTTGCGTGACGAGGTGCTGACCATCGTTCGTGCTCATGAAGGAGAAGCCGATGAGTGAAAC
This window contains:
- the manB gene encoding hypothetical protein (converts mannose-6-phosphate to mannose-1-phosphate; the resulting product is then converted to GDP-mannose by ManC which is then used in the synthesis of mannose-containing glycoconjugates that are important for mediating entry into host cells); translation: MLKEQIFKANDIRGVVTGADPELDLDGARKLGAAFVELLDLSGETLVMGHDMRQLGEELSMAFADGARRAGASIVDLGLTSTDLLWFGSGQLDLPGVQFTASHNPARYNGMKFCLAGASPVRPGFTAELRERAATVTTGEKVVGDYEERDLTAEFVAHLDRLVPMTGQRRLKVVVDAGNGMAGLTVPKVLVNREVDLIGLYMEPDGTFPNHPANPLEPENLVDARSAVREHSADLGLVFDGDADRCFLIDERGEVVDPSVVTAMIAVAELSKETGGTVVVNAITSQAVADAVAGLGNVEVSRVGHTFVKALMAEKNAVFGGEHSAHYYFRDFWGADTGVLAALHVLEQLRSSAEPLSALAARFDGYERSGEINSTITDHQAAMERVAKAFEGRGGVEYWDGLTIRDERAGWWINLRPSNTEPLLRLNVEARDAETMTRLRDEVLTIVRAHEGEADE